The following are from one region of the Acipenser ruthenus chromosome 19, fAciRut3.2 maternal haplotype, whole genome shotgun sequence genome:
- the LOC117424510 gene encoding sulfotransferase 2B1-like isoform X1 has translation MDLTSLTMLPQTGSHSTSHSDTMARLDITESFHQTDFPGHLHTQESLRFAQEFEFQDSDTLIVTYPKSGTTWMQEILTLVSSRGDPTPAKTIPNWARAPWLEQYYFRDILRASQGPRLITTHLPYEVLASALRGSKAKVIYVARNPKDVAVSYYHFHKMAKFLPDPNTFEEFLDNFMEGTVHYGSWFDHVKGWTNHRNDLNFFYITYEEMLHNLRASLEKLCGFLQCPLLPEELTNIQRHCSFNSMKENNMVNYTLIPSEIMDHSKSQFMRKGKTGDWKELFSSKQNNHFDDIFEEEMLDSELEFIWE, from the exons GCTGCCGCAGACTGGCTCACACAGCACCTCCCACTCTGACACAATGGCCAGACTGGACATCACAGAGAGCTTCCACCAGACCGACTTCCCAGGACACCTGCACACCCAGGAGTCTCTGCGCTTCGCCCAGGAGTTTGAATTCCAGGACTCTGACACCCTCATTGTCACCTACCCCAAGTCAG GCACCACCTGGATGCAGGAAATCCTGACCCTGGTGTCCAGCAGAGGAGACCCAACTCCAGCAAAGACCATACCGAATTGGGCGCGGGCCCCCTGGCTGGAGCAGTATTACTTCCGGGACATCCTCAGGGCCTCACAGGGCCCCAGACTCATCACTACACACCTGCCCTATGAAGTCCTGGCCTCGGCTCTCCGTGGCTCCAAGGCAAAG GTGATCTATGTTGCCCGAAACCCCAAAGATGTTGCAGTATCTTACTACCACTTCCATAAAATGGCTAAATTCCTGCCTGACCCCAACACATTCGAGGAGTTCCTGGACAATTTTATGGAAGGAACAG TGCATTATGGGTCGTGGTTTGACCATGTCAAGGGCTGGACCAATCACAGAAATGACCTCAACTTCTTCTACATCACATATGAGGAGATGTTGCAT aacctGAGAGCCTCTCTGGAGAAGCTGTGTGGTTTTCTACAGTGCCCCCTGCTGCCAGAAGAATTGACGAACATCCAGAGACATTGCTCTTTCAACAGCATGAAAGAGAACAACATGGTGAACTACACTCTTATACCCAGCGAGATCATGGACCATAGCAAGAGCCAGTTCATGAGGAAGG GTAAAACCGGAGACTGGAAGGAACTTTTCAGCAGCAAACAGAACAATCACTTTGACGACATTTTTGAGGAAGAGATGCTTGATTCCGAGCTGGAGTTCATCTGGGAGTGA
- the LOC117424510 gene encoding sulfotransferase 2B1-like isoform X2: MARLDITESFHQTDFPGHLHTQESLRFAQEFEFQDSDTLIVTYPKSGTTWMQEILTLVSSRGDPTPAKTIPNWARAPWLEQYYFRDILRASQGPRLITTHLPYEVLASALRGSKAKVIYVARNPKDVAVSYYHFHKMAKFLPDPNTFEEFLDNFMEGTVHYGSWFDHVKGWTNHRNDLNFFYITYEEMLHNLRASLEKLCGFLQCPLLPEELTNIQRHCSFNSMKENNMVNYTLIPSEIMDHSKSQFMRKGKTGDWKELFSSKQNNHFDDIFEEEMLDSELEFIWE, from the exons ATGGCCAGACTGGACATCACAGAGAGCTTCCACCAGACCGACTTCCCAGGACACCTGCACACCCAGGAGTCTCTGCGCTTCGCCCAGGAGTTTGAATTCCAGGACTCTGACACCCTCATTGTCACCTACCCCAAGTCAG GCACCACCTGGATGCAGGAAATCCTGACCCTGGTGTCCAGCAGAGGAGACCCAACTCCAGCAAAGACCATACCGAATTGGGCGCGGGCCCCCTGGCTGGAGCAGTATTACTTCCGGGACATCCTCAGGGCCTCACAGGGCCCCAGACTCATCACTACACACCTGCCCTATGAAGTCCTGGCCTCGGCTCTCCGTGGCTCCAAGGCAAAG GTGATCTATGTTGCCCGAAACCCCAAAGATGTTGCAGTATCTTACTACCACTTCCATAAAATGGCTAAATTCCTGCCTGACCCCAACACATTCGAGGAGTTCCTGGACAATTTTATGGAAGGAACAG TGCATTATGGGTCGTGGTTTGACCATGTCAAGGGCTGGACCAATCACAGAAATGACCTCAACTTCTTCTACATCACATATGAGGAGATGTTGCAT aacctGAGAGCCTCTCTGGAGAAGCTGTGTGGTTTTCTACAGTGCCCCCTGCTGCCAGAAGAATTGACGAACATCCAGAGACATTGCTCTTTCAACAGCATGAAAGAGAACAACATGGTGAACTACACTCTTATACCCAGCGAGATCATGGACCATAGCAAGAGCCAGTTCATGAGGAAGG GTAAAACCGGAGACTGGAAGGAACTTTTCAGCAGCAAACAGAACAATCACTTTGACGACATTTTTGAGGAAGAGATGCTTGATTCCGAGCTGGAGTTCATCTGGGAGTGA
- the LOC117424428 gene encoding haptoglobin-like, translating to MWSSLTVLVVISGLCFADKPLTEVNEKPQKETPPVCGRPAGSIRRDRRMVGGLLAPNVPWQALVSLRGDLVRGGGVLISDRWVLTSGRNLMGNFSNATEKELPRVYVGITELRHANHSAEVPVEQVIMHPRFQNSSEWENDLALIKLGEKVSLGQNVMPICLPLKEYVVKGREGHVAGFGMGAYFEYSKHLKYLMLAVADHTQCHDYYNSSAHLLRNVPVLNENMFCTEVTRFSENTCWGDAGAAFAVQDPQDGAWYLAGILSFDKSCSVETYSVFMKLSSYLPWIYHVLGNY from the exons ATGTG GTCTTCTCTGACTGTGCTTGTTGTGATCTCCGGACTCTGCTTTGCAGACAAGCCCCTTACTGAAGTCAATGAGAAGCCTCAGAAAGAAACTCCGCCAG tgtGTGGGAGGCCGGCTGGATCGATCCGGCGTGACCGGCGCATGGTAGGGGGGCTGCTTGCTCCCAATGTCCCCTGGCAGGCCCTGGTGTCTCTGAGGGGGGATCtagtgaggggagggggggtcctGATCTCTGACCGCTGGGTGCTGACCAGCGGAAGGAACCTAATGGGCAACTTCAGTAACGCCACCGAGAAAGAGCTCCCTCGGGTGTACGTGGGCATCACAGAGCTGCGTCATGCCAACCACAGTGCCGAGGTGCCAGTCGAGCAG GTGATCATGCATCCCCGTTTCCAGAACAGCTCAGAGTGGGAAAACGATCTGGCACTAATTAAGCTTGGGGAGAAAGTGTCCTTGGGCCAAAATGTGATGCCCATCTGTCTGCCTCTCAAGGAGTACGTAGTGAAAGGCAGAGAAGGCCACGTGGCGGGCTTTGGGATGGGCGCATACTTTGAGTACTCTAAGCACCTCAAGTACCTGATGCTGGCTGTGGCTGACCATACACAGTGCCATGACTATTACAACTCCAGTGCCCACTTGCTCAGAAACGTGCCAGTCCTGAATGAGAACATGTTCTGCACTGAGGTCACCAGATTCAGTGAGAACACGTGCTGGGGAGATGCAGGGGCAGCCTTTGCAGTGCAGGACCCCCAGGATGGTGCTTGGTATCTGGCCGGAATCCTCTCCTTCGACAAGAGCTGTTCGGTGGAGACCTACAGTGTCTTCATGAAGCTGTCCAGCTACCTGCCCTGGATATACCACGTCCTGGGGAATTACTGA